One halophilic archaeon DL31 genomic region harbors:
- a CDS encoding hypothetical protein (KEGG: hvo:HVO_2920 hypothetical protein) produces MWEYKIVKTGGSGLFGGSEPPTEQQLNELGKKEWELVATLTQSEGGFTRGSRTSSLVFKRQKKQYHEKH; encoded by the coding sequence ATGTGGGAATACAAGATCGTCAAGACAGGAGGAAGCGGCCTCTTCGGTGGCTCGGAGCCGCCGACAGAACAGCAATTAAACGAACTCGGTAAAAAAGAGTGGGAGTTAGTCGCAACACTCACTCAGAGCGAAGGTGGATTCACACGAGGAAGCCGAACCAGCTCCCTAGTTTTCAAACGGCAGAAAAAGCAATATCACGAGAAACACTAA
- a CDS encoding hypothetical protein (manually curated~KEGG: hmu:Hmuk_0555 hypothetical protein), producing MGLIEVFVMVIFALILLGFLAMGFLVYRDAKRTGASHPLLWGGLTVMSGIGGVILYILLEKFDLLSGYSSS from the coding sequence ATGGGCTTAATTGAAGTATTCGTGATGGTTATTTTCGCATTGATACTCTTGGGATTTCTCGCGATGGGTTTCTTGGTGTATCGAGATGCAAAGCGAACCGGTGCTAGTCATCCACTTCTTTGGGGCGGTCTAACAGTAATGTCAGGTATTGGTGGAGTAATTCTCTATATACTACTTGAGAAATTCGATTTGCTGAGCGGGTATTCCAGTAGTTAA
- a CDS encoding transposase IS4 family protein (PFAM: Transposase, IS4-like~KEGG: hla:Hlac_3569 transposase IS4 family protein) produces MRRLTTLFPSEFLEEHAEELGVVERDRKLQIPAFIWAFVFGFAAGESRTLAGFRRSYNSTADESISPGGFYQRLTPTLAEYLRDLVEHGLDEVAVPDAVDADINRFRDVIIADGTVLRLHEFLSEKYEARHEEQAGAKLHLLHNATDQTIERIDVTDEKTHDSTLFKTGSWLENRLVLFDLAYFKYRRFARIDENGGYFVSRLKQNANPVITAELREWRGRAIPLEGKQLREVLDDLSRTYIDVEVEVEFKRGPYNGTRSLDTKRFRVVGVRNEDADDYHLYVTNLSREEFFPADLAQIYRCRWEVELLFRELKTQYDLDEFDTSNEDVVKILLYAALLSLLVSRELLELVTEQAGDEIVFPPERWAATFRSHAQLILHELGEYLGYSPPPLLERLIEDAQKIHQQRPILQETLATATQPRCES; encoded by the coding sequence ATGCGTCGGCTCACTACACTGTTTCCCTCCGAGTTCCTCGAAGAGCACGCCGAGGAACTCGGCGTGGTCGAACGCGACCGCAAGCTCCAGATTCCCGCTTTCATCTGGGCATTCGTGTTCGGCTTCGCCGCAGGCGAAAGCCGAACACTCGCAGGGTTTCGACGCAGCTACAACTCGACAGCTGACGAGTCGATCTCACCGGGTGGGTTCTATCAGCGGTTGACGCCGACGCTCGCGGAGTACCTCCGCGACCTCGTCGAGCATGGTCTCGACGAGGTCGCTGTTCCCGATGCTGTTGACGCTGATATCAACCGATTCAGGGACGTGATAATCGCCGATGGAACGGTGTTGCGGTTACACGAGTTTCTCTCCGAGAAGTACGAAGCCCGCCACGAGGAGCAGGCTGGAGCGAAGCTCCACCTGCTCCACAATGCTACTGACCAAACGATTGAACGGATCGATGTTACCGACGAGAAAACACACGATAGCACGCTGTTCAAGACAGGGTCGTGGCTTGAGAACCGCCTCGTGTTGTTCGACTTAGCGTACTTCAAGTACCGCCGGTTTGCGCGGATTGACGAGAACGGCGGCTACTTCGTGAGCCGACTCAAACAGAACGCAAATCCGGTGATTACGGCTGAATTACGGGAATGGCGCGGGCGCGCCATTCCCTTAGAGGGCAAGCAGCTCCGAGAGGTTCTCGATGACCTCTCGCGGACGTACATCGATGTGGAGGTCGAAGTCGAGTTCAAGCGTGGGCCGTACAACGGGACGCGGTCGCTAGATACGAAGCGGTTCCGCGTCGTCGGCGTCCGCAACGAGGACGCCGACGACTACCATCTGTACGTGACAAATCTGTCGAGAGAGGAGTTCTTTCCGGCAGACTTAGCGCAGATATACCGGTGTCGGTGGGAAGTTGAGTTGCTGTTCCGTGAGTTGAAGACACAGTACGACCTGGACGAGTTCGACACAAGCAACGAGGACGTAGTGAAGATCTTACTGTACGCAGCGTTGCTGTCACTGCTGGTGAGCCGTGAGCTGTTGGAACTGGTCACTGAGCAGGCTGGCGACGAGATCGTGTTTCCGCCGGAGCGCTGGGCGGCGACCTTCCGGTCGCACGCCCAGCTCATCCTCCACGAACTCGGCGAGTATCTCGGCTACTCGCCACCGCCGCTGTTGGAGCGGCTGATCGAAGACGCACAGAAGATTCACCAGCAACGACCGATATTACAAGAGACGCTCGCTACCGCTACGCAACCGAGGTGTGAGTCTTAG
- a CDS encoding hypothetical protein (KEGG: hla:Hlac_3072 hypothetical protein), with translation MVLSSGDDLDAVLTERHSYLRALIEQPRSKRELEDAVDFSRSTLDRALRDLAAADLARYEDGVWTPTLLGWCSYRAQEAYRDRLSTLAEATPLLEHLSLDGPLGCAFLDDADVYEADPSMPDAVMQRLLDSVEHATEVCVATPVVVTGFAEKFYECVRIGESASLEMILPAQVFEQVHAAFPTLTNELMNDGNVCLYRASIPFSFGLWIADADEVGIVVFTEQGLAGILVNDTDDALHWATDQYERAKQEADPVFLRGRA, from the coding sequence ATGGTTCTTTCGTCCGGCGACGACCTCGACGCCGTCCTCACCGAACGGCACTCCTACCTCCGCGCGCTCATCGAACAACCCCGCTCGAAACGCGAGTTAGAAGACGCGGTAGACTTCTCGCGCTCGACGTTGGATCGGGCTCTCCGCGACCTCGCTGCTGCTGACCTCGCCCGGTACGAAGACGGCGTCTGGACACCCACGCTGCTCGGGTGGTGTAGCTATCGAGCGCAGGAAGCGTATCGGGACCGACTCTCCACACTCGCCGAAGCAACCCCACTCCTCGAACACCTCTCGCTCGACGGCCCGCTTGGCTGTGCGTTCCTTGATGACGCTGACGTCTACGAGGCCGACCCGTCGATGCCGGACGCAGTCATGCAGAGGCTTCTCGATTCAGTTGAGCACGCAACGGAGGTGTGCGTCGCCACTCCAGTCGTCGTGACTGGCTTCGCCGAGAAGTTCTACGAATGCGTGAGAATTGGCGAAAGCGCCTCACTCGAGATGATCCTGCCAGCCCAGGTGTTCGAACAGGTTCATGCCGCGTTTCCGACGCTCACGAACGAGTTGATGAACGACGGGAACGTGTGCCTGTATCGAGCATCGATCCCGTTTTCGTTCGGGCTCTGGATTGCGGATGCGGACGAGGTTGGAATCGTGGTCTTCACTGAGCAAGGGCTGGCCGGCATTCTCGTCAACGACACTGACGACGCGCTCCACTGGGCGACAGACCAGTATGAACGCGCGAAACAGGAGGCTGACCCGGTCTTCCTCCGAGGTCGTGCCTAA
- a CDS encoding methyltransferase FkbM family (TIGRFAM: Methyltransferase FkbM~KEGG: htu:Htur_2953 methyltransferase FkbM family), translating to MNLPRRAYQLFRAEGAGAIIRDGKKKVLGYFDPFYQRVKPAYKSYSVGLSSAEFDMSRRRLGQYDFVDDLRSERELIQRILSIVEPDDVFYDIGANVGIYSCLVGNQINSGGVVAFEPTPEAFSMLEQNVQHNGIDAELFNIALSNITGTTKMSVRGQTGHQFSNEDTGTIEVKTSRADELIRKHNLRPPDICKIDIEGAEYLALDGFREILAESECRHVFCEIHTEKIEAIGGSAEDVENLLQELDFELEYIGDRRENYFVEATRTQPME from the coding sequence ATGAATCTCCCTCGTCGAGCGTACCAGTTATTTCGTGCCGAAGGTGCGGGAGCGATCATTCGCGACGGGAAAAAGAAAGTCCTTGGCTACTTCGACCCGTTCTATCAACGAGTAAAACCGGCGTATAAGTCCTACTCTGTCGGCCTCTCAAGTGCGGAATTCGATATGTCTCGGCGTCGATTAGGCCAGTACGATTTCGTAGACGACCTTCGTTCAGAGCGAGAACTCATCCAACGTATTCTTTCGATCGTAGAGCCTGACGACGTGTTTTACGATATTGGTGCGAATGTTGGAATTTACTCCTGTTTGGTAGGGAACCAGATCAACTCGGGAGGAGTTGTCGCCTTTGAACCGACCCCTGAGGCTTTCTCTATGTTGGAGCAGAACGTCCAGCATAATGGTATCGACGCAGAGTTATTCAACATTGCACTTTCAAATATAACTGGGACAACGAAAATGTCGGTGAGAGGACAGACAGGTCACCAATTCTCAAACGAGGACACCGGAACGATCGAGGTTAAAACTAGTCGAGCAGACGAACTTATCAGGAAACACAACCTACGACCGCCCGATATCTGTAAGATAGATATCGAAGGTGCGGAGTATCTCGCGCTGGACGGCTTCCGAGAGATTCTTGCAGAGTCAGAATGCCGTCATGTGTTTTGTGAGATTCACACAGAAAAAATTGAAGCGATCGGGGGCTCCGCTGAGGATGTCGAAAACCTCTTACAAGAGCTTGATTTTGAGCTTGAGTATATCGGCGATCGACGGGAAAATTACTTCGTTGAAGCGACGCGGACACAGCCTATGGAGTGA
- a CDS encoding hypothetical protein (KEGG: hma:pNG6003 hypothetical protein): protein MRRYAGEYYYVLLPTQVFTSDGRRPVKGERKSRLQNDFSPNRFHAQNSKYDRQLRVWEELLMSDQTQLDRFIGEKIPVIKELEVTRVDSLSLNVRPPKDGEERDELIESASDLENTGGIEQ from the coding sequence GTGCGGCGCTATGCAGGAGAGTACTACTACGTTCTGCTACCCACACAGGTCTTTACTTCTGACGGTCGTCGGCCTGTAAAAGGCGAGCGTAAATCGCGGCTCCAAAACGACTTCTCACCAAATCGCTTCCACGCCCAGAATAGTAAATACGACCGCCAGCTGCGTGTCTGGGAAGAGCTGCTGATGTCCGATCAGACCCAGCTTGACCGATTTATTGGCGAAAAGATACCCGTGATAAAGGAACTCGAAGTAACCAGGGTTGACTCCCTTTCCCTCAATGTCCGCCCACCCAAAGACGGAGAGGAACGTGACGAGCTCATCGAGTCAGCTTCTGATCTCGAAAACACAGGTGGAATTGAACAATGA
- a CDS encoding hypothetical protein (KEGG: hma:pNG6002 hypothetical protein) yields MTPEDTPFTLRHIEEPEIQFEGGTETSPKRGLIRYGPRLYEEGHHTIKLGIIGDRDSIRRLTELLHDMEVGIHPGTSDNPWQVPYPGLGKSSPLNLSINAKKGWRRQIRRRDIQSVTSKSTPRDRMERFLKLVRKDIEIIERDSVQPNAIIVCIPQEVMDACTPENQDHARIQSEGSDLRNRIKLIGMEARIPTQLIKPSTLAIRTDRQRASRAWNLTVGLLYKSQRGHPWKTRQIEDGHCYAGLSFYRERDEGDDVIRAALAHVFHGRDHIILQSDPLPDITEDENGSPHLSYEAARQVGEQILEYYEAQKGTRPSRFVLHKPSVFWEEEREGLLDATDGVRDLDLVWVRRRPKIRLFPPTDYPAMRGTLLSVPDDDVHYLYTSGYVPEETTYQGSGVPSPIEIRPDEICETPSLEICKEILFFTKLDWNTSDYAIRMPATVSVAKRVGTILSEVDTESISEVRPQYFYYM; encoded by the coding sequence ATGACGCCTGAAGATACTCCGTTCACGCTTCGTCACATCGAGGAGCCAGAGATTCAGTTTGAAGGGGGTACTGAAACCTCTCCCAAACGAGGCCTCATCAGATATGGTCCACGGCTCTATGAGGAAGGACACCACACAATCAAACTCGGGATTATCGGCGATCGAGATTCGATCCGCCGGTTGACCGAACTACTTCACGATATGGAGGTCGGGATCCATCCAGGAACAAGTGATAATCCGTGGCAAGTTCCGTATCCCGGCCTAGGTAAGAGTTCCCCGCTCAATCTTTCTATTAATGCAAAAAAGGGCTGGAGACGCCAGATTCGTCGACGGGACATCCAATCTGTTACGAGTAAATCAACCCCAAGAGACCGGATGGAGCGATTCCTGAAGCTAGTGCGGAAAGACATCGAGATAATCGAACGGGATTCCGTTCAGCCGAATGCAATCATCGTCTGTATTCCGCAAGAAGTAATGGACGCGTGTACTCCAGAGAACCAGGACCATGCGCGAATCCAGTCGGAAGGTTCTGACCTACGAAATCGAATCAAACTGATCGGGATGGAGGCTCGAATCCCCACACAGCTGATTAAGCCGTCCACACTTGCGATCCGTACTGACCGACAGCGAGCATCTCGGGCCTGGAATCTCACAGTCGGACTTCTATACAAGTCTCAACGAGGCCATCCCTGGAAAACTCGGCAGATCGAAGATGGGCACTGCTACGCAGGGCTCTCGTTCTACAGGGAGCGAGACGAAGGAGATGATGTAATCCGAGCTGCTCTTGCTCACGTCTTTCACGGACGGGACCATATTATCCTTCAGAGCGATCCACTCCCGGATATCACCGAGGACGAAAATGGATCTCCCCACCTCTCATATGAGGCGGCTAGACAGGTAGGTGAGCAGATTCTGGAATACTACGAAGCTCAGAAAGGGACACGTCCCAGCCGGTTCGTCCTTCATAAGCCATCTGTCTTCTGGGAAGAAGAACGTGAAGGGCTACTTGATGCCACAGACGGTGTTCGCGATTTAGATCTAGTATGGGTTCGTAGGCGGCCAAAGATCAGGTTGTTCCCACCTACGGATTACCCCGCCATGCGGGGAACCCTCTTGAGCGTCCCTGATGACGACGTCCACTATCTCTACACATCCGGATATGTCCCGGAAGAGACGACCTATCAGGGAAGTGGAGTACCATCACCGATTGAGATCCGACCTGACGAGATTTGTGAGACACCCTCGTTAGAGATCTGTAAGGAGATTCTCTTTTTCACAAAACTCGACTGGAATACATCGGACTACGCAATTCGGATGCCAGCAACCGTGAGTGTTGCAAAGCGTGTTGGCACAATCCTCTCCGAAGTAGATACAGAGTCCATTTCAGAGGTTCGGCCACAGTATTTCTACTATATGTGA
- a CDS encoding hypothetical protein (KEGG: hma:pNG6147 hypothetical protein) → MKNVRLSRTTFQLIERAVEALERIGRELERYNDRYERTAEGRRRRTRSQWIVISIQYRETACGTGWRAL, encoded by the coding sequence ATGAAAAACGTCCGACTCTCGCGAACCACGTTTCAGCTCATCGAACGCGCCGTCGAGGCGCTGGAGCGCATCGGTCGGGAACTCGAACGATACAACGACCGGTACGAGCGAACAGCGGAGGGACGGCGCAGACGAACTAGATCGCAATGGATCGTGATTAGCATCCAGTATCGTGAGACGGCCTGTGGTACCGGCTGGCGGGCCCTATGA
- a CDS encoding glycosyl transferase group 1 (PFAM: Glycosyl transferase, group 1~KEGG: htu:Htur_2954 glycosyl transferase group 1) has translation MQLALVTPRYPPTHAGGGEISARLLAEQLTERSIADVTVYSFDGETEETIGGVRVHRLTDLPQYPYTLPNEIAYRKLRAVDPDCDLFHAYNMHLHPAVGRLSEQLNTPAVATLNAYPLINWSQVGITPSLQRKFYERTLLRLERPRLKRQMRNIDLFLPLSMAVEEVYREHGFEDADFEVVPNMLDSDFDVPDSSVQSDSVRLLYVGHLRNTKGVRYLVDAMALLPPKFELTVVGGGPEQTNLSTSQSILG, from the coding sequence ATGCAACTCGCCCTCGTCACGCCCCGCTATCCGCCTACACACGCCGGCGGTGGGGAAATAAGCGCACGACTGCTCGCCGAACAGCTTACGGAGCGCAGTATCGCCGATGTGACTGTGTACTCCTTTGACGGTGAGACAGAGGAGACGATCGGTGGCGTTAGAGTCCACCGTTTGACTGATCTTCCCCAGTATCCGTACACGCTTCCGAATGAGATAGCGTACCGCAAACTCCGGGCCGTTGATCCCGACTGCGACCTGTTCCACGCGTACAACATGCATCTGCACCCTGCAGTGGGCCGCCTTTCGGAACAGCTGAATACGCCCGCCGTCGCCACGCTGAACGCATACCCTCTCATCAACTGGAGCCAGGTCGGGATCACCCCATCTCTCCAGCGGAAATTTTACGAACGTACCTTGCTCCGGCTGGAACGGCCGCGTCTGAAACGGCAGATGCGAAACATCGATCTGTTTCTCCCGCTCAGCATGGCCGTCGAAGAGGTGTACCGCGAGCACGGTTTTGAGGACGCCGACTTCGAGGTCGTTCCAAATATGCTCGACTCCGACTTCGATGTCCCCGATTCCAGCGTGCAGTCGGACAGTGTACGATTGCTGTACGTCGGCCATCTCCGGAACACGAAGGGGGTGCGGTACCTCGTGGACGCGATGGCGTTGCTCCCCCCGAAGTTCGAGCTTACGGTCGTCGGAGGTGGGCCCGAACAGACCAACCTCAGTACCTCACAAAGCATCCTCGGCTAG
- a CDS encoding hypothetical protein (KEGG: hla:Hlac_3130 hypothetical protein) encodes MSLEIIDRHSEALFEFLWCPVCGHEVFSHIPFEGVFCRNCNTQVELQESRETRGYEEAVLACFDTHSTWNLHVDEKLRRDLPDGSARVKVFGAPGAYEVDWWSPKPDDDWEPVERGEFDDIDEPAEISHLA; translated from the coding sequence ATGAGTTTGGAAATCATCGACCGCCACAGCGAAGCACTGTTCGAGTTCCTCTGGTGTCCGGTCTGCGGGCACGAGGTATTCAGTCACATCCCGTTCGAGGGCGTGTTCTGCAGGAACTGCAACACGCAGGTCGAACTCCAAGAGTCCCGAGAGACCCGCGGCTACGAGGAGGCCGTCCTCGCCTGCTTCGACACCCACTCAACGTGGAACCTCCACGTCGACGAGAAACTGCGTCGCGACCTGCCCGACGGGTCGGCGCGGGTGAAAGTCTTCGGCGCACCGGGCGCCTACGAGGTCGACTGGTGGAGTCCAAAACCCGACGACGATTGGGAGCCGGTCGAACGAGGCGAGTTCGACGACATCGACGAACCGGCAGAGATCTCCCACCTCGCGTAG
- a CDS encoding hypothetical protein (KEGG: hma:pNG6001 hypothetical protein): MPKPDIEVLDDGDAYPYSSHISVESTELQLGDLLLVFESPDDNGVSFFERVFGFTWPGIITHVVDGPVPAEFHNFEDFAADLDSGKLAVASKREQTSFFVDDHTVRTITLYRYQYQGGWQPILIDEQRDPLENTPFNESITLCEDGEQVIEELLGTSSPEEKQEVEHIREFLRSAGYQLDSISDSDD, from the coding sequence ATGCCGAAGCCGGATATTGAAGTCCTCGATGACGGCGACGCCTATCCATATTCGTCGCATATCAGCGTAGAAAGTACAGAACTCCAGCTGGGCGATCTTCTCCTCGTGTTTGAATCCCCCGACGATAATGGTGTCAGCTTCTTTGAGCGCGTCTTTGGGTTCACTTGGCCGGGAATCATCACTCATGTGGTCGATGGGCCGGTTCCTGCTGAGTTCCACAATTTCGAGGACTTTGCCGCAGATCTCGATAGCGGGAAGTTAGCGGTCGCCAGCAAACGCGAACAAACGAGCTTCTTCGTCGACGATCACACCGTTCGCACTATCACCCTTTACCGATACCAGTACCAGGGTGGGTGGCAGCCGATCCTGATTGATGAGCAACGAGATCCACTTGAGAACACCCCCTTCAATGAATCAATTACTCTCTGTGAGGATGGAGAGCAGGTAATTGAAGAACTACTCGGGACGAGTTCCCCTGAGGAGAAGCAGGAGGTTGAGCATATCCGCGAATTTCTGCGGTCTGCTGGTTATCAACTAGATTCGATCTCTGATTCAGACGATTAA
- a CDS encoding hypothetical protein (KEGG: hvo:HVO_A0054 hypothetical protein), whose translation MSRTNDTHSTEQPLPTSDRDVVYVGYRQSGQAIVEKRPGNERLTTVRSFTLVNHSPSGFEWGYGGSGPAQLACALLLDYTDNESVAHQHYITFRNEVVSQLSCDGPADCWHLTGDDIEAALAEFQDHHALAPDGGDPSPSLPANWSAVSRTDRTVFQRRDIDHYVVLGEGSEEWLLLLCAQGDRAYPVPLDHRTLPVKNDPAPAVQELVAESNDLVEPEEEDP comes from the coding sequence ATGAGTAGAACCAACGACACACACTCGACCGAACAGCCACTCCCGACAAGCGACCGCGACGTCGTCTACGTCGGGTATCGGCAGAGCGGGCAGGCTATCGTGGAGAAACGCCCTGGAAACGAACGGCTCACGACAGTGCGGAGTTTCACGCTGGTGAACCACAGTCCCTCGGGCTTCGAATGGGGATATGGTGGCAGCGGCCCGGCGCAACTCGCCTGTGCGCTCCTCCTCGATTACACCGACAACGAGAGCGTCGCCCACCAGCACTACATTACGTTCCGAAATGAAGTGGTGAGTCAGCTCTCGTGCGATGGCCCGGCTGACTGCTGGCATCTCACCGGTGACGACATCGAAGCTGCACTCGCCGAGTTCCAAGACCACCACGCTCTCGCGCCAGACGGTGGCGACCCGTCGCCGTCGCTGCCGGCGAACTGGAGTGCCGTGAGCCGGACAGATCGGACGGTCTTCCAGCGCCGGGACATCGATCACTACGTCGTCCTCGGCGAAGGGAGCGAGGAGTGGCTGCTTCTGCTCTGTGCGCAGGGCGACCGCGCGTATCCCGTCCCGCTCGATCATCGGACCCTTCCCGTCAAGAACGACCCGGCTCCCGCTGTACAGGAACTCGTCGCCGAGAGCAACGATCTCGTTGAGCCGGAAGAGGAGGATCCCTGA
- a CDS encoding transposase (ISH3) (KEGG: hla:Hlac_3628 transposase (ISH3)): protein MSKTKQADGEIHEDQLLNFLVNRLDEEVSLSLANNAEITAEDIYEVLVGACADGTSVSTLCASSQNSPAGNTVLYHLRTKFEPERLERVANTLLRKDLDELLPEQVEVCADLHLRPYYGDEDDTDGLYHSVAKRGTTAFHAYATLYARVKNKRYTLAVRRLKDGDTASSVLAEFFGVLDGLDAGVKAVYLDRGFYDSKCLTLLQAHNYAYVIPIIRWGEAIQQELSEGWSRVIQHDLTGKLDGHSWTVDFPVYIDCTYLNGKYDENGVARHGYAADAPFIDSPRDARYHYSKRFGIESSYRLFEQAIATTTTRDPTVRLLYVVVSLLLQNVWRYLHYEYVATPRRGGRRLWWWPYKEFVNMIRRAAWTALAVRRAVPANRPPDDRFHR from the coding sequence GTGTCTAAAACCAAACAAGCAGACGGTGAGATCCACGAGGACCAGCTTCTTAACTTTCTCGTCAACCGCCTTGACGAGGAAGTTTCGCTCTCGTTAGCCAATAACGCTGAAATCACTGCTGAAGACATCTATGAGGTCCTCGTCGGCGCTTGCGCCGACGGGACCTCTGTCTCTACGCTCTGTGCGTCGAGCCAGAACTCACCCGCTGGGAACACGGTCCTCTACCATCTTCGGACGAAGTTCGAGCCGGAACGGCTCGAACGAGTCGCTAACACGCTCCTGCGAAAGGATCTCGATGAATTGCTCCCCGAACAGGTGGAGGTCTGCGCAGACCTCCACCTGCGGCCCTACTACGGTGACGAAGACGACACAGACGGCCTCTATCACTCGGTAGCGAAGCGTGGAACCACTGCGTTCCACGCCTATGCCACACTCTACGCGCGTGTGAAGAACAAACGCTACACGCTGGCGGTACGCCGTCTCAAAGACGGCGATACCGCAAGTAGTGTCCTCGCTGAGTTCTTCGGTGTCCTCGACGGCCTTGACGCCGGGGTCAAGGCCGTCTACCTTGATCGCGGATTCTACGACAGTAAGTGTCTCACGCTGCTTCAGGCGCACAATTACGCGTACGTGATCCCGATCATCCGGTGGGGTGAGGCGATTCAGCAAGAGCTCTCGGAAGGATGGAGTCGCGTCATTCAGCATGATCTGACGGGGAAACTCGACGGTCACAGCTGGACCGTCGATTTTCCCGTCTACATCGACTGTACGTACCTAAATGGGAAGTATGACGAGAACGGTGTGGCGCGTCACGGCTACGCCGCTGACGCGCCGTTCATCGACTCACCACGGGACGCTCGATACCACTACTCGAAACGCTTCGGTATCGAGTCAAGCTATCGCTTGTTTGAGCAAGCGATAGCGACAACGACAACACGAGATCCAACGGTACGGCTGCTGTACGTGGTGGTGAGTCTCCTCTTACAGAACGTCTGGCGGTACCTTCACTACGAGTATGTGGCGACGCCCCGCCGAGGCGGGCGTCGCCTCTGGTGGTGGCCGTACAAGGAGTTCGTCAATATGATTCGACGAGCTGCGTGGACGGCCCTCGCGGTGCGTCGGGCCGTCCCCGCGAATCGGCCACCTGACGACCGATTCCACCGCTAA
- a CDS encoding hypothetical protein (KEGG: nmg:Nmag_2270 hypothetical protein) has protein sequence MPDDNHESTVHEKKRNKFGSDTTRRNVIKVAGVGMVSLSSLPALGSAKKPSSAEVIQRGLRIREQTQSNERFIEYLRHQGFAATSEHRTYTATKPSGSSDGISAQYLDRNDLDITLMLYIDTNDPDRYIADLSWDWSRQDIDDWGEPPRDVVGFYWEDADWNISTAAEYYSNRVYFHGFNSESTQWQFNDSLGDDGSMYYCGTALRRDQSMPSSDREVGANYIHTYDSVTLESATGGFPVGVSATLSDDNNKKWKTATDKNGDPLVVSADEAYF, from the coding sequence ATGCCAGATGACAACCACGAAAGCACAGTCCATGAAAAGAAGCGAAACAAGTTCGGATCGGATACCACTCGAAGAAATGTCATAAAGGTTGCCGGTGTTGGTATGGTCAGCCTGTCCTCACTTCCGGCGCTCGGGTCTGCAAAGAAACCGAGTTCGGCGGAAGTCATTCAACGTGGACTTCGCATCCGAGAACAGACGCAGAGTAACGAGCGGTTCATCGAGTACCTACGACACCAAGGCTTCGCGGCCACATCCGAACACCGCACGTATACCGCCACCAAGCCGAGTGGCTCGAGTGACGGGATCTCTGCGCAATACCTCGATAGAAACGATCTCGACATCACCCTCATGCTGTACATCGACACGAATGATCCCGACAGATATATTGCGGATCTGTCGTGGGACTGGAGCCGCCAAGATATCGACGACTGGGGTGAACCTCCACGCGATGTCGTTGGCTTCTACTGGGAGGATGCAGACTGGAACATCTCAACTGCTGCGGAGTACTATTCAAACCGGGTGTACTTCCATGGTTTCAATTCTGAGTCGACCCAATGGCAGTTCAATGACAGCCTCGGTGACGACGGAAGCATGTACTACTGCGGAACTGCCCTTCGTCGAGATCAGTCCATGCCTTCTTCAGACCGTGAAGTCGGTGCCAACTACATCCACACGTACGACAGTGTGACTCTTGAGAGTGCAACTGGAGGGTTCCCAGTGGGGGTTTCGGCCACGCTCTCAGATGACAACAATAAGAAGTGGAAGACAGCAACCGACAAAAACGGTGACCCGCTGGTCGTCTCTGCCGATGAGGCATATTTCTAG